The following nucleotide sequence is from Fructobacillus americanaquae.
TTCGTTCGAATATTTAACCGGAGTAAGAACTCCTCAAATGTCCAACCGTAGAGATAGCAAAAAGACAGTAAGAGGGTCAAATCAGGACTGATTTTTCCCGCCTCATACTTAGAAACTGCACTCTGACAAATATTCAAGGCATCTGCCACCTGAACCTGTGTCAAATGGGCTTCCTTGTGCCCAACTTTGAGTGCATGCGCAATCTTCTTTTGGAGCCGATAGCGAAAAGAAAGGTCTCGTAAAAACTTTTTCAAATCATTTAACGGTCCCCAGCTGAAATTTGTGACCATATTACGTCCTCCAATCAATGAAGAGCGTAATCAAAAAAATCCCTATACTAAATTCTTGTCTCTATTGTAACCAAAAATGCGTCAATTTGCACCAAAGCTTTGCACGACCAGCGAGCCACCCTATCTCAAATCAAAAAGCCCCGAGTACTGATTTTCAGCAATTCGGAGCACTTTTTCAGCATATGCATTTTTATAAGTAGACACCAGAGACCGGTAAGCCAAGGGCAACCAGGTAAACGGCCCAGCCAAAGATTAAATAACCGGCCATTTCAACCGTCAATTCGTAAACAGAACGATGCCAGAAAAATGGAATAGTCTTCATGGCTGGCAGGAAGACAATATCAATTACGACCC
It contains:
- a CDS encoding helix-turn-helix transcriptional regulator, translated to MVTNFSWGPLNDLKKFLRDLSFRYRLQKKIAHALKVGHKEAHLTQVQVADALNICQSAVSKYEAGKISPDLTLLLSFCYLYGWTFEEFLLRLNIRTKERF